From Streptomyces sp. TLI_105, the proteins below share one genomic window:
- a CDS encoding pitrilysin family protein — protein sequence MTSRSSRATARPSSEGRAVARTQTLLPGKDGIGTVRRTTLPGGLRIVTETLPSVRSATFGIWAHVGSRDETPTLNGATHYLEHLLFKGTHKRSALDISAAIDAVGGEMNAFTAKEYTCYYARVLDTDLPLAIDVVCDMLTDSLILDEDVDAERGVILEEIAMTEDDPGDVVHELFAQTMFGDTPLGRPVLGTVDTINALSRGQIARFYKKHYDPTHLVVACAGNVDHATVVRQVRRAFEKAGALGRTDAVPVAPREGARTLRTAGRVELLNRKTEQAHVVLGMPGLSRTDERRWALGVLNTALGGGMSSRLFQEVREKRGLAYSVYSYTSGFADCGLFGVYAGCRPSQVHDVLKICRDELDKVASDGLTDEEITRAVGQLSGSTVLGLEDTGALMNRIGKSELCWGTQMSVDDMLSRIAAVTPDEVREVARDVLEQRPSLSVIGPLKDKQADRLHQAVS from the coding sequence GTGACGTCCCGTAGTTCCCGCGCGACGGCCCGCCCCTCTTCGGAGGGGCGGGCCGTCGCCCGTACCCAAACGCTTCTCCCGGGCAAGGACGGCATCGGCACGGTCCGGCGCACGACCCTCCCCGGGGGCCTGAGGATCGTCACCGAGACCCTCCCCTCCGTGCGCTCCGCCACCTTCGGCATCTGGGCGCACGTCGGCTCCCGCGACGAGACCCCGACGCTCAACGGCGCGACCCACTACCTGGAGCACCTCCTCTTCAAGGGCACCCACAAGCGGTCCGCCCTCGACATCTCCGCCGCGATCGACGCGGTCGGCGGCGAGATGAACGCCTTCACGGCGAAGGAGTACACCTGCTACTACGCCCGGGTCCTCGACACCGACCTGCCGCTGGCGATCGACGTCGTCTGCGACATGCTCACCGACTCGCTCATCCTCGACGAGGACGTGGACGCCGAGCGCGGCGTCATCCTCGAAGAGATCGCGATGACCGAGGACGACCCGGGTGACGTCGTGCACGAGCTGTTCGCGCAGACGATGTTCGGCGACACCCCGCTGGGCCGTCCGGTCCTCGGCACCGTCGACACGATCAACGCGCTCAGCCGCGGCCAGATCGCCCGCTTCTACAAGAAGCACTACGACCCGACCCACCTGGTCGTCGCCTGCGCGGGCAACGTCGACCACGCCACGGTGGTGCGCCAGGTCCGCCGCGCCTTCGAGAAGGCCGGCGCCCTCGGCCGCACCGACGCCGTCCCCGTCGCCCCCCGCGAGGGCGCCCGGACGCTCCGCACGGCGGGCCGCGTCGAGCTCCTGAACCGCAAGACCGAGCAGGCCCACGTGGTCCTCGGCATGCCGGGCCTGTCCCGCACCGACGAGCGCCGCTGGGCCCTCGGCGTGCTGAACACCGCCCTCGGCGGCGGCATGTCCTCCCGCCTCTTCCAGGAGGTGCGCGAGAAGCGCGGCCTGGCCTACAGCGTGTACTCGTACACCTCGGGATTCGCCGACTGCGGCCTCTTCGGGGTGTACGCGGGCTGCCGGCCCAGCCAGGTCCACGACGTCCTGAAGATCTGCCGCGACGAGCTCGACAAGGTCGCCTCGGACGGCCTCACGGACGAGGAGATCACCCGCGCCGTGGGCCAGCTCTCCGGCTCGACCGTGCTCGGCCTGGAGGACACCGGCGCGCTGATGAACCGCATCGGCAAGAGCGAGCTGTGCTGGGGCACCCAGATGTCGGTCGACGACATGCTCTCCCGGATCGCGGCGGTCACCCCGGACGAGGTCCGCGAGGTCGCCCGCGATGTACTGGAGCAGCGGCCCTCGCTGTCGGTGATCGGCCCGCTGAAGGACAAGCAGGCGGACCGCCTTCACCAAGCGGTCTCCTGA
- the dapB gene encoding 4-hydroxy-tetrahydrodipicolinate reductase — translation MSKLRVAVLGARGRIGSEAVKAVEAAEDMELVAALGRGDDLEALTEAGAQVVVELTTPDSVMENLDFCVRHGIHAVVGTTGWTEDRLAQLNGWLAASPETGVLIAPNFSIGAVLTMKFAQIAAPYFESVEVVELHHPNKVDAPSGTATRTAQLIAEARSKAGCAPQPDATTTALDGARGADVDGVPVHAVRLRGLLAHQEVLLGGEGETLTVRHDSLHHSSFMPGILLGARRVTTTPGLTFGLEHFLDLG, via the coding sequence ATGAGCAAGCTGCGTGTGGCGGTCCTCGGAGCCAGGGGCCGCATCGGCTCCGAGGCGGTCAAGGCCGTCGAGGCCGCCGAGGACATGGAACTGGTCGCGGCACTCGGCCGCGGCGACGACCTGGAGGCGCTCACCGAGGCGGGCGCCCAGGTCGTCGTCGAGCTGACCACCCCGGACTCGGTCATGGAGAACCTCGACTTCTGCGTGCGTCACGGCATCCACGCGGTCGTCGGCACCACCGGCTGGACCGAGGACCGCCTCGCGCAGCTGAACGGCTGGCTCGCCGCCTCCCCGGAGACCGGCGTCCTCATCGCTCCGAACTTCTCCATCGGAGCGGTCCTCACCATGAAGTTCGCGCAGATCGCGGCCCCGTACTTCGAGTCGGTCGAGGTCGTCGAGCTGCACCACCCGAACAAGGTGGACGCCCCCTCCGGTACGGCCACCCGCACCGCCCAGCTGATCGCCGAGGCCCGGTCGAAGGCAGGCTGCGCCCCGCAGCCCGACGCCACGACCACCGCCCTGGACGGGGCGCGCGGGGCGGACGTCGACGGGGTGCCCGTGCACGCCGTACGCCTCCGGGGCCTGCTGGCCCACCAGGAGGTGCTGCTCGGCGGCGAGGGCGAGACCCTCACCGTCCGGCACGACTCCCTGCACCACTCCAGCTTCATGCCGGGCATCCTGCTGGGCGCCCGCCGCGTGACCACGACTCCGGGCCTCACCTTCGGCCTGGAGCACTTCCTGGACCTGGGCTGA
- a CDS encoding polyribonucleotide nucleotidyltransferase: MENETHYAEAVIDNGVFGTRTIRFETGRLAKQAAGSAVAYLDDETMVLSATTASKRPKDQLDFFPLTVDVEERQYAAGKIPGSFFRREGRPSEDAVLTCRLIDRPLRPSFKKGLRNEIQIVETIMALNPDHLYDVVAINAASASTILAGLPFSGPIGATRVALIKGQWVAFPTHTELEDAVFDMVVAGRVLEDGDVAIMMVEAEATEKTVQLVKDGAEAPTEEVVAAGLEAAKPFIKVLCKAQSDLAAKAAKPTGEFPVFLDYQDDVLEALTAAVKDELAQALTIAGKQERETELDRIKEIAAEKLLPAFEGREKEISGAYRALTKKLVRERIIKDKVRIDGRGITDIRTLAAEVEAIPRVHGSALFERGETQILGVTTLNMLRMEQQLDTLSPVTRKRYMHNYNFPPYSVGETGRVGSPKRREIGHGALAERALVPVLPTREEFPYAIRQVSEALGSNGSTSMGSVCASTMSLLNAGVPLKAPVAGIAMGLISEEIDGQTHYVALTDILGAEDAFGDMDFKVAGTKEFVTALQLDTKLDGIPASVLAAALKQARDARLHILDVMMEAIDTPDEMSPNAPRIITVKIPVDKIGEVIGPKGKMINQIQEDTGAEITIEDDGTIYIGAQVGSQAEAARATINGIANPTMPEVGERYLGTVVKTTTFGAFVSLLPGKDGLLHISQIRKLAGGKRVENVEDVLAIGSKVQVEIAEIDQRGKLSLIPVIADEDGAEGDKDDAAK; this comes from the coding sequence GTGGAGAACGAGACCCACTACGCCGAGGCCGTCATCGACAACGGCGTCTTCGGTACCCGCACCATCCGCTTCGAGACCGGCCGTCTGGCCAAGCAGGCCGCCGGCTCCGCCGTCGCCTACCTGGACGACGAGACGATGGTCCTCTCGGCGACCACCGCCTCGAAGCGCCCCAAGGACCAGCTCGACTTCTTCCCCCTCACGGTGGACGTCGAGGAGCGGCAGTACGCGGCCGGCAAGATCCCCGGCTCCTTCTTCCGCCGTGAGGGCCGCCCCTCCGAGGACGCCGTCCTCACCTGCCGTCTGATCGACCGGCCGCTGCGCCCCTCCTTCAAGAAGGGCCTGCGCAACGAGATCCAGATCGTCGAGACGATCATGGCGCTCAACCCCGACCACCTGTACGACGTGGTCGCGATCAACGCCGCCTCGGCTTCCACGATCCTGGCGGGCCTGCCCTTCTCCGGCCCCATCGGTGCCACCCGCGTCGCCCTGATCAAGGGCCAGTGGGTCGCGTTCCCGACGCACACCGAGCTCGAGGACGCCGTCTTCGACATGGTCGTCGCCGGTCGCGTCCTCGAGGACGGCGACGTCGCGATCATGATGGTCGAGGCCGAGGCCACCGAGAAGACCGTCCAGCTGGTCAAGGACGGCGCCGAGGCGCCGACCGAGGAGGTCGTCGCCGCCGGTCTCGAGGCCGCGAAGCCCTTCATCAAGGTCCTCTGCAAGGCCCAGTCGGACCTCGCCGCCAAGGCCGCCAAGCCCACCGGCGAGTTCCCCGTCTTCCTGGACTACCAGGACGACGTCCTGGAGGCGCTCACCGCCGCCGTCAAGGACGAGCTCGCCCAGGCGCTCACCATCGCCGGCAAGCAGGAGCGCGAGACCGAGCTCGACCGCATCAAGGAGATCGCCGCCGAGAAGCTCCTCCCGGCCTTCGAGGGCCGCGAGAAGGAGATCTCCGGCGCCTACCGCGCGCTGACCAAGAAGCTGGTCCGCGAGCGGATCATCAAGGACAAGGTCCGCATCGACGGCCGCGGCATCACGGACATCCGTACGCTCGCCGCCGAGGTCGAGGCCATCCCGCGCGTGCACGGCTCGGCGCTGTTCGAGCGTGGCGAGACCCAGATCCTGGGCGTCACCACCCTCAACATGCTCCGCATGGAGCAGCAGCTGGACACCCTCTCCCCGGTGACCCGCAAGCGCTACATGCACAACTACAACTTCCCGCCGTACTCCGTCGGCGAGACCGGCCGCGTGGGCTCGCCCAAGCGCCGCGAGATCGGCCACGGCGCCCTCGCCGAGCGCGCCCTCGTGCCGGTCCTCCCGACCCGCGAGGAGTTCCCCTACGCGATCCGTCAGGTGTCCGAGGCCCTCGGCTCCAACGGCTCGACGTCCATGGGCTCGGTCTGCGCCTCCACCATGTCCCTGCTGAACGCCGGTGTGCCGCTCAAGGCCCCCGTCGCCGGCATCGCCATGGGTCTGATCTCCGAGGAGATCGACGGCCAGACGCACTACGTCGCCCTCACCGACATCCTCGGTGCGGAGGACGCCTTCGGCGACATGGACTTCAAGGTCGCCGGTACGAAGGAGTTCGTCACCGCCCTCCAGCTCGACACCAAGCTGGACGGCATCCCGGCCTCCGTCCTGGCCGCGGCCCTCAAGCAGGCCCGCGACGCCCGCCTCCACATCCTCGACGTGATGATGGAAGCGATCGACACGCCGGACGAGATGTCCCCCAACGCCCCGCGGATCATCACCGTCAAGATCCCCGTGGACAAGATCGGCGAGGTCATCGGCCCCAAGGGCAAGATGATCAACCAGATCCAGGAGGACACCGGCGCCGAGATCACGATCGAGGACGACGGCACCATCTACATCGGTGCCCAGGTCGGCTCGCAGGCCGAGGCCGCCCGCGCCACGATCAACGGCATCGCCAACCCGACCATGCCGGAGGTCGGCGAGCGCTACCTGGGTACGGTCGTCAAGACCACCACCTTCGGTGCCTTCGTCTCCCTGCTCCCGGGCAAGGACGGCCTGCTGCACATCTCGCAGATCCGCAAGCTCGCCGGTGGCAAGCGCGTGGAGAACGTCGAGGACGTGCTCGCGATCGGCTCCAAGGTCCAGGTCGAGATCGCCGAGATCGACCAGCGCGGCAAGCTCTCCCTGATCCCCGTGATCGCGGACGAGGACGGCGCCGAGGGTGACAAGGACGACGCTGCCAAGTGA
- the rpsO gene encoding 30S ribosomal protein S15: protein MALDAAVKKQIMAEFGTKEGDTGSPEVQVAMLSRRISDLTEHLKQHKHDHHSRRGLLILVGQRRRLLQYLAKKDIQRFRTLVDRLGIRRGAAGGAK, encoded by the coding sequence GTGGCTCTCGACGCCGCTGTCAAGAAGCAGATCATGGCCGAGTTCGGCACCAAGGAGGGCGACACCGGCTCCCCCGAGGTCCAGGTCGCGATGCTGTCCCGCCGCATCTCGGACCTGACCGAGCACCTCAAGCAGCACAAGCACGACCACCACTCCCGTCGTGGTCTGCTGATCCTGGTCGGCCAGCGCCGCCGCCTGCTGCAGTACCTGGCCAAGAAGGACATCCAGCGCTTCCGTACGCTGGTCGACCGCCTCGGCATCCGCCGCGGTGCGGCCGGCGGCGCCAAGTAA
- a CDS encoding PH domain-containing protein: MPLPFLTADRAFDTTDHVALPFDDHDQWRRPYRPGSWRVGAAALALLLASFVLLASVAIAAAGAFGGACVTFGIAALVIAAALRMLRMGAWVSRAGVRRVGFFSTVTVPWAKVGSLRTTQQPVRWLGLPRTVQGQALVLDRRGGEQLLLLTDHNADFLSRVEAFDRAADTVEAWNAEYGTDPAATR; encoded by the coding sequence GTGCCCCTGCCCTTCCTGACGGCCGACCGTGCTTTTGACACGACCGACCACGTCGCCCTGCCGTTCGACGACCACGACCAGTGGCGTCGTCCGTACCGGCCGGGGTCGTGGCGGGTGGGGGCGGCGGCGCTCGCGCTGCTCCTCGCCTCGTTCGTCCTGCTCGCCTCCGTGGCCATCGCGGCGGCGGGAGCCTTCGGCGGCGCGTGCGTCACGTTCGGCATCGCCGCGCTCGTCATCGCGGCCGCCCTGCGGATGCTGCGCATGGGCGCCTGGGTGAGCCGCGCCGGCGTGCGGCGCGTGGGCTTCTTCTCGACCGTCACCGTGCCCTGGGCGAAGGTGGGGTCCCTGCGGACCACCCAGCAGCCGGTGCGCTGGCTGGGACTCCCCCGCACGGTCCAGGGCCAGGCCCTGGTGCTCGACCGGCGGGGTGGTGAGCAGCTGCTGCTGCTCACCGACCACAACGCCGACTTCCTCTCCCGCGTCGAGGCCTTCGACCGGGCGGCCGACACGGTCGAGGCCTGGAACGCCGAGTACGGCACGGACCCGGCCGCTACGCGCTGA
- a CDS encoding tetratricopeptide repeat protein — MGGKITYVFLATVLVLVFGVVAMEGVLLLLTGEPAAMGMGAVAFLLPVVGAWFLWKNTRFARQAGRLASVLEAEGGLPVDELKRTQGGRIDRDSADEVFALRKAETEDSPEDWRCWFRLAVAYHDARDTPRARKAMQRAIALHEGRPVSA, encoded by the coding sequence ATGGGCGGAAAGATCACGTACGTCTTCCTGGCCACCGTGCTCGTCCTCGTCTTCGGCGTGGTGGCGATGGAGGGCGTCCTGCTGCTCCTCACGGGTGAGCCGGCCGCCATGGGCATGGGCGCGGTGGCGTTCCTGCTGCCCGTCGTGGGCGCCTGGTTCCTCTGGAAGAACACCCGGTTCGCGCGCCAGGCAGGTCGCCTCGCCTCCGTACTGGAGGCCGAGGGCGGCCTGCCCGTCGACGAGCTGAAGCGCACACAGGGCGGCCGGATCGACCGGGACTCGGCCGACGAGGTCTTCGCCCTGCGCAAGGCGGAGACGGAGGACTCACCCGAGGACTGGCGCTGCTGGTTCCGGCTCGCGGTGGCCTACCACGACGCCCGGGACACCCCCCGGGCCCGCAAGGCGATGCAGCGGGCCATCGCGCTCCACGAGGGGCGTCCGGTCAGCGCGTAG